TTATGATTTAATTGATAACCAATGCATTAAAGAAGAAGATCGGCTGCATCTAACTCCGCCATATTTTTGTAACTTCGCCCCCTCAAATGCCATAAAAGCCGTCATGAGCCTCCTGGAACAAATTGACAAACAACGTCTGCCCCGCCATATCGCCATCATTATGGATGGAAACGGGCGTTGGGCAAAGGAACAGGGGCAGGACCGCCTGTACGGGCATTTTCATGGGGTGGAGAGCGTGCGCAATATCGTGGAAGGTTGTGCGGAACTGGGGATCGGTTACCTGACCCTGTACGCCTTTAGCACCGAGAACTGGGACCGGCCGGCGTATGAAGTCAACGGTCTTATGGAGCTGCTGATCGACACGATCCGGAAAGAGGTGGATACCCTCAACCGGAACAACATCCGCCTGCACATGATCGGGGATATGCAGATGCTTCCGGAGTCCGCCCAGCACGAACTGGAGGAGGCCATGGAGCTAACGGGGACGAATACCGGCCTGAACCTGGTCATGGCCCTTAGCTACAGCAGCCGCTGGGAGCTGGTCCACGCCATGCGCCAGGTCGCCGAAGACGTCAAGGCGGGTAAGGTGGACCCCGGAGCGGTCACCCCGGCCTTGCTGGAGCAGTATCTGTGCACCCGCGGCATACCTGATCCGGAGCTGATGATCCGGACCAGCGGGGAATTCAGGATCAGCAATTTCCTGCTCTACCAGCTGGCGTATGCGGAACTGTACTTTACGCCGACACTATGGCCGGACTTCAGGAAAGAGAACCTGTACGAGGCCATACTGGATTTCCAGAACCGGGAAAGACGCTTCGGGAAGACCAGTGAGCAGATCGCAGAAGTGCCAACGGGCGTCATTTCCAAGGATTCAATTGGGAGGTTTTAACAAAGCGTTTTAATAATTCCGCTTAATTTGCCGGCCATGCTTATTAGGAGGGAATTGTAACAGGAAAAATATAGCAACTTTTTTAATAAACTAAAGGGCAAAGGCAATTTCACAAAACTCAAACTGGATGCAACGTTTTTGTAGGGTTTTTTTAGCGGGGATTATATTATCGGCTTTATTCTTCACCAGCCTCCGGGCCCAGACGACAGACACCCTCCCTGCTTCGGTAAATCCTGAATTGCAGAACCTTTTCAATTCCAAGAT
This region of Dinghuibacter silviterrae genomic DNA includes:
- a CDS encoding isoprenyl transferase, which gives rise to MSLLEQIDKQRLPRHIAIIMDGNGRWAKEQGQDRLYGHFHGVESVRNIVEGCAELGIGYLTLYAFSTENWDRPAYEVNGLMELLIDTIRKEVDTLNRNNIRLHMIGDMQMLPESAQHELEEAMELTGTNTGLNLVMALSYSSRWELVHAMRQVAEDVKAGKVDPGAVTPALLEQYLCTRGIPDPELMIRTSGEFRISNFLLYQLAYAELYFTPTLWPDFRKENLYEAILDFQNRERRFGKTSEQIAEVPTGVISKDSIGRF